One Prosthecobacter sp. SYSU 5D2 DNA window includes the following coding sequences:
- a CDS encoding OFA family MFS transporter codes for MSFLSRDATIARPGFSRWLVPPAAIAVHMCIGQVYGFSVFKKPLAQILGVNAPAAGDWTEADVGVAYSIALALLGLSAAVFGKWVERSGPRKTMVASMVCFCTGLALSALAVKFHQLWLLYAGYGLIGGIGLGLGYIAPVSTLMKWFPDRPGMATGMAIMGFGGGALIGGPLAEELMAFFATPTSVGATQALLVMAGLYAVMMLFGAFIVRVPPEGWKPEGWVPKTQSARLVTNANVAVDTAWKTPQFWLLWIVLCMNVSAGIGILGQASPMIQDMFKVTPAAAAGYVGLLSLCNLGGRFFWSSMSDLTGRKGIYCVYFILGAALYMSVPWTQGQGSVTLFVIATGLILTMYGGGFATIPAYLRDLFGSYQVGAIHGRLITAWSMAAIIGPQLVDRLSVANKKTMPPEQAYNSIFYLMIALLTVGLIANLLVRPVDARHHVKSQS; via the coding sequence ATGTCTTTTCTCTCCCGCGACGCCACCATCGCCCGCCCCGGATTTTCCCGCTGGCTGGTGCCTCCTGCGGCCATTGCCGTGCACATGTGCATCGGCCAGGTTTATGGCTTCAGCGTCTTTAAAAAACCGCTGGCACAAATTCTCGGCGTCAACGCTCCCGCTGCAGGCGACTGGACGGAGGCCGATGTCGGTGTCGCTTACTCCATCGCCCTCGCATTGCTAGGGCTGTCGGCTGCCGTCTTTGGGAAATGGGTGGAGCGCAGCGGCCCTCGTAAAACCATGGTCGCCAGCATGGTCTGCTTTTGCACCGGCCTGGCACTCTCCGCCCTGGCGGTGAAGTTTCACCAGCTCTGGCTGCTCTATGCCGGTTACGGCCTCATTGGCGGCATCGGTCTCGGGCTGGGGTACATCGCGCCCGTTTCCACTTTGATGAAATGGTTTCCTGACCGTCCCGGCATGGCCACCGGCATGGCCATCATGGGCTTCGGTGGCGGTGCCCTCATCGGCGGACCTTTGGCAGAAGAATTGATGGCCTTCTTTGCCACCCCCACATCCGTCGGTGCCACCCAGGCCCTCCTTGTCATGGCGGGTCTTTATGCCGTCATGATGCTCTTCGGGGCCTTCATCGTCCGTGTTCCACCGGAAGGCTGGAAACCGGAAGGCTGGGTGCCCAAGACCCAGTCTGCCCGCCTTGTCACCAATGCCAATGTGGCCGTGGACACCGCCTGGAAGACCCCCCAGTTCTGGCTCCTGTGGATCGTCCTCTGCATGAATGTCAGCGCCGGCATCGGCATCCTCGGCCAGGCCTCCCCCATGATCCAGGACATGTTCAAAGTCACCCCCGCAGCCGCAGCGGGTTACGTCGGCCTCCTTTCCCTCTGCAACCTCGGCGGTCGTTTTTTCTGGTCCTCCATGTCGGATCTCACCGGCCGCAAAGGCATCTACTGTGTTTATTTCATCCTCGGAGCCGCCCTTTATATGAGCGTTCCGTGGACTCAAGGGCAGGGGAGTGTCACCCTCTTTGTCATCGCCACCGGTCTCATCCTCACCATGTATGGCGGCGGTTTCGCCACCATCCCTGCCTACCTTCGGGATCTCTTTGGCAGCTACCAGGTCGGTGCCATTCATGGCCGCCTCATCACCGCCTGGTCCATGGCCGCCATCATCGGCCCCCAGCTCGTGGACCGCCTCTCCGTCGCCAACAAAAAGACCATGCCCCCGGAGCAGGCCTA